A section of the Streptomyces sp. Je 1-369 genome encodes:
- a CDS encoding sigma-70 family RNA polymerase sigma factor, translating to MRKDSAVADERPQPHRHRLGRPPGPDEELMRALYQEHAGPLLAYVLRLVAGDRQRAEDVVQETLIRAWKNAGQLNRATGSVRPWLVTVARRIVIDGHRSRQARPQEVDPSPLEVIPAEDEIDRALWLMTLSDALEDLTPAHREVLVETYFKGRTVNEAAETLGIPSGTVRSRVFYALRSMKLALEERGVTA from the coding sequence GTGCGCAAGGATTCCGCCGTGGCCGATGAGCGCCCGCAGCCGCACCGTCATCGTCTCGGCCGGCCCCCGGGCCCGGACGAGGAGTTGATGCGCGCCCTCTACCAGGAGCACGCGGGGCCACTCCTCGCCTACGTGCTCCGGCTGGTGGCGGGCGACCGGCAGCGTGCCGAGGACGTCGTACAGGAGACGCTCATCCGTGCCTGGAAGAACGCCGGTCAGCTCAACAGGGCCACCGGTTCGGTACGCCCCTGGCTGGTGACGGTCGCCCGGCGCATCGTCATCGACGGCCACCGCAGTCGGCAGGCCCGGCCGCAGGAGGTCGACCCGTCGCCGCTGGAGGTCATCCCCGCGGAGGACGAGATCGACAGGGCACTGTGGCTGATGACGCTTTCGGACGCACTGGAGGACCTGACTCCCGCACATCGGGAGGTACTTGTCGAGACCTACTTCAAAGGGCGTACGGTCAATGAGGCGGCCGAGACGCTGGGCATACCCAGCGGGACGGTCCGTTCACGGGTCTTCTACGCGCTTCGCTCGATGAAGCTGGCGCTCGAGGAGCGGGGGGTGACGGCATGA
- a CDS encoding zf-HC2 domain-containing protein has protein sequence MTEFHSHHGAQQDDDLHETVGAYALGVLDDAEATRFEAHLAGCGFCRRQLDELSGMEPMLAALADFPGPRGVPAIGEQLAARPGPRLAERLVAEVSVKRERGRRRGLYLVAAAVALIVGGPLAVLAVTGDDGGTGGTEDVAVEPHPTSPAEDAFFHHMAEKARATDPKTKVSATVGTEAKAWGTHAVLELKNVKGPLKCSLIAVGKDGEKETVSSWSVPEWGYGIKGSSNKWARSPLYVHGGAAMDRNDIDHFEVTTFDGDRLVKVDV, from the coding sequence ATGACCGAGTTCCACAGCCACCACGGCGCGCAGCAGGACGACGACCTCCACGAGACCGTCGGTGCCTACGCCCTGGGGGTCCTGGACGACGCGGAGGCGACGCGGTTCGAGGCGCACCTCGCCGGGTGCGGGTTCTGCAGGCGGCAGCTGGACGAGCTCTCCGGCATGGAGCCGATGCTGGCCGCCCTCGCGGACTTCCCGGGACCGCGCGGCGTGCCCGCGATCGGCGAGCAGCTCGCCGCCCGGCCCGGCCCCCGCCTCGCCGAACGGCTCGTCGCGGAGGTGTCGGTCAAGCGGGAGCGCGGGCGCAGGCGCGGCCTGTACCTGGTCGCGGCGGCGGTCGCGCTGATCGTCGGCGGCCCGCTCGCGGTCCTCGCGGTGACCGGCGACGACGGCGGTACGGGCGGCACGGAGGACGTGGCCGTCGAACCGCATCCCACCAGCCCCGCCGAGGACGCCTTCTTCCACCACATGGCGGAGAAGGCGCGGGCCACGGACCCGAAGACCAAGGTCAGCGCCACCGTGGGCACCGAGGCGAAGGCCTGGGGCACGCACGCCGTCCTGGAGCTGAAGAACGTCAAGGGCCCGCTGAAGTGCTCGCTGATCGCGGTCGGCAAGGACGGCGAGAAGGAGACGGTCAGCAGCTGGTCGGTGCCGGAGTGGGGGTACGGCATCAAGGGCAGCTCGAACAAATGGGCGCGCAGTCCGCTCTACGTCCACGGGGGCGCCGCCATGGACCGCAACGACATCGACCACTTCGAGGTGACCACGTTCGACGGCGACCGGCTGGTCAAGGTCGACGTGTAG